The Moorena producens PAL-8-15-08-1 genomic interval AAAATCTGGCTTTCCGGGAAGATACAGTAATTCCTGAATAACCAAGCATTGCTCAATTAAGGGATGAAATGAGTGGGGTGGGCATCCTGGCCGCCCGAAAATGAAACCCACTGGACTGACACAGCTAAAATGGTGCTTTAAAAAAATCCCTCAATCCCTTGTCAATTAAGGTTTTTACCAAAAATATATTCTACTACTTTAGCTGTGTCAGTCTACTACTCATTATAACGGTTTCCCTTTGTTATGGAAAAATCAGAAAAGTACCGATTAATAATTCGCAAACTATTAACTAATCATGCCACATTAGAAGCGAATAATTCAGATTCAGAGATTGAAGGTCAACTTATTTTTGATACAGAACATGACCATTATCAACTTCTAGATATCGGCTGGGATGGACTCAAACGAGTTTATAACTGTTTCATCCATTTAGATATCAAAGATGGTAGAATTTGGATTCAGCGAAATATGACAGAAGCTGATTTAGCACAAGATTTGGTGGAAATGGGTATACCAAAAGACGATATTATTCTCGGTTTACATCCCAGTTATAAACGTCCTTACACAGGCTATGGAGTGGCTTAGTGATATTCAGCTTATGGGTTATGGGCACGCTACTTGAGCTACCATTGGCCTTTGGTAGGCAACGGCTGATAGCTAAACTGATCGCTGACCGCTTAATGCTTACTTACTAATAGCTTTTCTGACTCAACAATGAAGACTCCTTGGTTAAAATTACTTCTGTTCAAACTTTTCCTCAGTTTCCTGACAGTATGCCTAGTCTTTGGCACTGCCACACCAGTGAAGGCATCTCCCACTGTAAATAGCTGCCCTGAAGGTATGACCTTCATTCCTGGCGGCACTTTCAAGATGGGTTCCGACGTTTACTATCCTTCCGAGCGCTCTGCGGACGATGTTACCGTTGAGAGCTTCTGCATCGATAAATACGAAGTCACTAATGCAGAATTTGCCAAATTTGTCAAGGAAACGGGTTATATTACCGTAGCAGAGCGTCCCCTCTCTTCGGAACAGTTTCCCAACTTAACAGAGGAGCAACGGGCACCTGGTTCCCTAGTCTTTCAGATGCCGGACAATGGTGTTAGACCAGTGGGTTACCTGAGCTGGTGGAAGTGGACTCCTGGGGCTGACTGGCGACATCCCTTTGGTCCGAAGAGCAACATTAAACGTAAAAAGAACTATCCCGTCGTCCATGTTGCCTATGAAGACGTTCAAGCCTATGCTAAGTGGGCAGGGAAGTCAGTACCCACAGAAGCCCAATGGGAATATGCTGCTCACGGTGGACTGGATGATGCTACCTACAGCTGGGGTAAGCAATACTCGGCCAAGAAGGCTAATACCTGGCAAGGATTTTTCCCCTTTTTCAACACTAAAGCTGATGGTCACACCGGCACTGCACCTGTAGGTTCCTTTGAACCAAATGGTTATGGTTTGTATGACATAACTGGTAATGTCTGGGAGTGGACTTCAGATTGGTATAGTATCGGTCACCATGGCAAAGCCCACAGTCTTAATCCTATAGGACCTAATCAAAATGAAAGCTTCGACCCTAGAGAACCGGGTGTTGCTAAACATGTAATTAAAGGCGGGTCTTACTTATGTGCTCCTAACTATTGTAGTCGCTATCGTCCTGCTGCTCGGGAGTCTCAATCACCGGATACAGGAACGACTCACATTGGTTTTCGGTTAGTTAAGGCTGATAAGATTTCCTAAATCTGAAAAAATTATATAGCGTTTATTCAAAGTCCCCCTTTTTAAGGGGGATTTAGGGGGATCCCTTTGTGCCTTATGGGAAAGACAATTGCTATAAAGTTGATTATAGCAATTCTACGACTTGTGAGGTAGAAATTTCTGGTTTTTAGGGAGCAGGGAGCAGGGAGCAGGGAGCAGGGAGCAGGGAGCAGGGAGCAGGGAGCAGGGAGCAGGGAGCAGGGAGCAGGGAGCAGGGAAGTCGGAAGTCGTAAAAAATAATGTGTACCTCATGAGTCCTAGAAACGCTATATTTGCTTCGTTAAGCTGTTCAGCATTTAGATTGGGATACTTAAATTGCTCAAAGGGAACAGCGGATCTGGGAACACCGGATCTGGGAACATAGAAAAACCAATTTAAATGCGCATCAGCTTAAAATCAGACAATCATTAACGGGAATTCGAGGGATAATAACCAGATAAAATGATTGCTATTGTTGGGTAATATCCTTCAATATTATCACAGTAAAAAACGCTCATATACGGCTGTTTTAATAACTATAAAGTACACATAATTTTCTCTTTATTCCCTGTTCCCTGTTCCCTGTTCCCTGTTCCCTGTTCCCTAAAACAAAAAATTTGTACCTAACTGAATTGCAAACCGCTTTATACTTTATAAATCCTATGCAATAGCTTTTTTTAACGAACCCTAAAACTCCAAAAAAAAACTTTTTAAAACCCTTGACAATTTAAATTATAATCATTACAATAATCAATATAAACTAAGTTGAACTTTATCACGATGTCAGAAACCTTTACTCGCAATTTCAAGAAACAACCTACTCAGCACACTCTGAAAGGTTCTCGTCAATCAGTAATTGAGAGTATGCAGATGCTGTATGCCCTAGGCTATGCCGAAATTGCCGAATGGACTCCTCTGGAACCGACTAATATTCCAGGTGAAGTAATGACGACTATGACCAAGTATTGGTTATTGCCATAACACCTTAACTTTCTGGGGGGGTTTCCCCCCTTCACCAAGGGTTTTGGAAACTTCTGACATATGTGATTGACATAGCCGTGGATAGTATTTCTACGGCTATTTTTTTTGTACGTATATGCGCTGCGCACGCTGCGCGAACAGCAATCAGCTGACTGTAAATGTAAAAACCTACTCCCTCGGTGGGCTAATGCACGTCAACTTTTGCCTCTAGCATGCATGCCTTTTGCCTTGGGCGTAGCGCTTATTGACAATATCGGTTTGCTCGGTAAAAATAGCCTTGTTTGCCTTGAAGCGGATCAGCAATTACACCCGAAAAGCCTTAATCATGAAAAAAAGAACGTTCTTAGTTTTCCTGTCGATTCTCTTATCAGTGTTTTGCCTAGGAGGCTTTCTGGGATGTCCCCCTGCTGCTGCGGACTATGACCCCTTACTGTCTTGGAATGCCGGTGCGGCTAAGCAAGGGATTTTTGACTTTGTGCAAGAGGTTACCAATCCCAACAGTGATAACTACGTTCGTCCTAGCAGACGCATCGCGGTCTTTGATAATGATGGAACCCTGTGGAATGAAAAACCCAAAGATATTTACGAGTCATTTCTCATAGATATGCTAGGTAATGCCTTTTCAAGTAAAAATGATGCAATCTTTGAAGACCTCAAACTCCAGGGATTAACACCGGAAGACTATAAACAGAAGGCGAGGTTCTTTGTGGATAATTCAAAGCATCCAGACTTGGGAGTTCCATACATAAAGGTCACTTACCAGCCCATGGTTGAATTGCTTAATTATCTCAGGAGTAATGATTTCAAGGTTTATATTTGTTCTGGGGCGGGACTTGATTTCATTCGCTCCTATGCCGAAGATACCTACGGTGTTCCCCCTGAAAATATTATTGGTACGACGGTCCAAACTAAGTTTATTACCAAAGACGACGGCTCTCATGTCTTGGTTAAGACACCAATACTGGTCAAACCGATTAATAATAACGAAGGTAAAGTAGTGGACATTGACCGCTACATTGGTAAAAAACCAATTATGACAGTTGGTAATTCCGATGGTGATTTAGAAATGCTTCAGTACACTGACGAGCAAGACGGTCCAGCTTTGATGATGCTGGTTCACCACGATGATCCCCGGGAATATGTCTACGATACAGGTGCGGAGAATGCTCTTCGGGAGGCCGACGCTCGTGGTTGGACAGTTATCAGTATGAAAGAGGATTTCGTTACAGTGTTTGGAAACGAAATTGATATAGCAAAGGGAACAGGGAACAGGGAACAGGGAACAGGGAACAGGGAGTAGGAAGTAGCGATGCAGCGCGGTCTTGGGGGAAACCCCCATCAGCGACTGTATCAAGACGGGAGTAGGGAATATGGCATCAAAATTCTCTCAATTCCTACACGGATTGCTATAAATCCCACAGGACTTACGCATTTGCCCCCGTTGGTCCCCCAATTCTGGGGGACTTTGACATCATTACCCCCCAGAATTGGGGGGCTAGGGGGGCGAAATCAAGTTAACCGCGTAAGTCCTGTCCCAGAAAGAATTTCAATCCGAGAACCCATCTGGATATGAAACAGAATCTAAATACGAAGGATTAATGCGCTCAGTAGTTTCTGATTCGTATCCTAGACAGTAAATGCCAAGCCCTACTTACTAATGATGGCTTCACTCCCTAATGGCTAATTTCAGGCTTTGGCAAAAGTCCCCAATGGCTGACAAGCCTTCTGATGGCGTCCCATCTGCCAAACGCTTTACGATAGCGCTACCCACAATCACGGCATCTGCCCCCCAATCTTTGACCTGCTTAGCTTGTTCTGGCTGGGAGATCCCAAAGCCAACCCCGATTGGCTTATCAGTGAGACCACGCATCTGATTGAGTAAGTCTTTTACCCGTGATTGCAGCTGAGTTCTCATCCCGGTGACACCGGTAACACTGACTAGGTAAATAAAGCCCTGAGACTGTTTAGCGATCGCTTCAATCCGTTCTGTTGGTGAAGTTGGTGCCACTAACAATATCACTTCAATCCCAAGCTCTGCTGCGGGTTTCAGCAAGATTTCAGCTTCTTCCAGGGGTAAGTCAGGCACCACTAACCCTTTCGCCCCCACTTGAGCAATCTGCTCTAAGAAGGAATTAATCCCTCGGTTGAGAATGGGATTGTAGTAGGTAAATAGGACAATTGGCGCTTGTATCTCTGGGCTAACGTCCTTGACCATTGCCAGCACATCATCCAACTGCACACCTTTTTGTAATGCTCTAGTCGCAGCAGCATGGATAGTTGGACCATCGGCCAAGGGGTCGGAATAGGGTACTCCCAGTTCAATGATGTCAGCACCGGATTGGTCGAGTACCCGCAAGGCTTTGGCTGTGGTTTCTAAATCGGGATCCCCAGCGGTAATAAAAGGAATCAGAGCACACTGGGAGTTAGATCTCAGGGATCCGAAGCAATCGGAAATTTTTGTCATTGGTCATTCGTCAACTAGTTTTGCCCTGCCCCCCTGGTTAAGGGGATATGGAGGAATCGTCCTGTGCTTTGGTCAAACGCTTTTCCTGTTCCACCTCTGCTTGGAGTTGGGCAAGTTCTTCTGGTGTCATTTCTTCGAGTCGCTTTTGCAGGACAGCATCTTTATAGTCTTTCACCTGCTGGTTATAGGTCATGGTTTGGGTCAGGGCTCGAAACAGGTAGGTTAGCACCCACCCAACTAACCCCCCAACCAAGAGGACTTGACTCCAAATCCCGGCTTGGATTTGATCGTACCCAGCGAGCTGAAAGATCAAGTAGGCTATGCCGCCAGCAGCAAAGATACCAAGGGCAATTCCAATCGCGTCAATTCGTCGCATGAATTACTATAGCAAAGGGAACAGGGAACAGGGAACAGGGAACAGGGAGCAGGGAACAAAAATTCTCACAATTCATTTAGGTACCCTATAATGATCGCTTATGTGACTGACTTACCCTTGTGGCTGACGCCGCTTGGGGCGGAGGTTTAAGATTGGACTGAAGAGTAATAAACCTGGAAAGAATAAGAAGACCATGAAGTACATGAAGCCCCGCTCGAAGGAGCTAGCAACGTACCACCGTTTCTGTAGGTAGAGATAGATGGCGAGAGGGAATACCAATAAGTAGGCTCCTGCCAGAGACAGGTATAGTATCGCAGTAATCATAGAATTTTGGTTTAGGACACAGAAGACAAAAATGCGTTCGCGTAGCGTGACCATTTGCTTCGCTTAGCGTGGCCCAAAGGCCAAGGTCAATCGCTCAACCCTACTATACTACCTTAGGTCGAACATGCTGCCCTGTGTTCCCCCAGAGGCAGACTTTGCCCCATCCTAAAAATTTCAAAAATTTCAATACTATACTTGCATAGTAGGCTCAGTTCATGGTTAAATAGAATACAGTGAAATCACAGTGGTTGATGGGTAAACAAAAACCCAAAGCTATGTGATATCAACCAGGGGGCGTGGCGGAATGGTAGACGCTACGGACTTAAGGAAATTGAGCACTGATGGAGAAATCTGTCATGTGAATGCTCTCAAATTCAGGGAAACCTAAGTCTGGTAACAGATAAGGCAATCCTGAGCCAAGCCGGGAAAACCTCTCGGAAGGTGCAGAGACTCGACGGGAGCTACCCTAACGTTAAGCCGAGGGTAAAGGGAGAGTCCAATTCTCAAGAGCCAGCTATGGTAGTAGCGAAAGCTACGGGAGAATGAAAATCCGTTGACCTTAAACGGTCGTGTGGGTTCAAGTCCCACCGCCCCCATATTTACTTACGACAGAGATATTTTCAGAGCAGGGAAACAGGGTTTGGTGATTAATTAGATTAATCAGCCGAACAAGAGGAAATTAATGATTAACCCAGCAGCGGACTATGATTCCCCCTGGAAAGACACCCTGGAATGGTACTTTGAGCCCTTCATTGCCCTATGCTTTGCCCACATTCATAGTCAAATCAATTGGTCTCGTCCCAGTGAGTTCCTCGACAAAGAACTGCAAAAGGTGGTGCGAGACGCGGAAGTAGGACGTCGATGGGCTGACAAACTGGTTAAGGTCTGGCTCAACAATGGTCAAGAAACCTGGATTCTAATTCATGTGGAAGTCCAAGGGGAAAAACAGACGGAGTTTGCTAAACGGATGTACACCTACCATCATCGGATTAGCGGACGCTACAATCGACCGGTTGCTAGTTTAGCAGTCTTGAGTGATGCTAACCCCCAGTGGCGACCAACCCAATACAGTAGCGAAATCTTCGGCTGTAAAATCCAGTTCAATTTTTTGATGGTGAAACTGCTAGACTACAAACAGCAGTGGCCAGAATTAGAACAAAGTGCCAATCCCTTTGCCACGGTCATCATGGCTCACCTGAAAGCGGTTGATACTCGCAGTGATGGCCAGCAACGGAAAATCTGGAAAATGGCTCTGACCAGACGATTGTACCAGCAAGGGTATCAGCGACAAGACATTTTAAACTTATATCACTTCATTGATTGGGTAATGCACTTACCCGAAGCACTAGAACAAACCTTTCGTGAAGAACTTAACCAGTACGAACAGGAGGTCAACATGAAGTATGTCACGAGTATCGAAAGGTTGGGAATTAAGCAAGGTCGTCAGGAAGGTATTTTAGAAGGTCGTCAGGAAGAAGCTGAGCGACTGCTACTACGATTGCTTCACAGGCGCTTTGGAGACCTATCCCCTGAAATTCAAGCTCGTGTGAAGGGGTTGAGTGTCGAAAAGTTAGAACAGTTAATGGATGTGGCCATCGATGTAGAATCTGTTGAGCAATTAGCAGACCATCTGCCAGCGCCCGAAGCGGCTAATTAAAACGCTGATTAAAACCAGGACTGATATGTCCTGTATCTATTCTGAAGGGTTAATCACAATTAATCCTTCACTATTTGATGACCAGGGAAACAGGGTTTGGTGATTAATTAGATGAATCAGCCGAACTAGAGGAAATTAATGATTAACCCAGCAGCGGACTATGATTCCCCCTGGAAAGACACCCTGGAATGGTACTTTGAGCCCTTCATTGCCCTGTGTTTTGCCCACATTCATAGTCAAATCAACTGGTCTCGCCCCTGTGAATTCTTAGACAAAGAACTGCAAAAGGTGGTGCGAGACGCGGAAGTAGGACGTCGATGGGCTGACAAACTGGTTAAGGTCTGGCTCAACAATGGTCAAGAAACCTGGATTCTAATTCATGTGGAAGTCCAAGGGGAAAAACAGACGGAGTTTGCTAAACGGATGTACACCTACCATCATCGGATTAGCGGACGCTACAATCGACCGGTTGCTAGTTTAGCAGTCTTGAGTGATGCTAACCCCCAGTGGCGACCAACCCAATACAGTAGCGAAATCTTCGGCTGTAAAATCCAGTTCAATTTTTTGATGGTGAAACTGCTAGACTACAAACAGCAGTGGCCAGAATTAGAACAAAGTGCCAATCCCTTTGCCACGGTAATCATGGCTCACCTGAAAGCAGTTGATACTCGCAGTGATGGCCAGCAACGAAAAATTTGGAAAATGGCTCTGACCAGACGATTGTACGAGCAAGGGTATCAGCGGCAAGACATCCTAAACTTGTATCACTTCATTGACTGGGTAATGCACTTACCCGAAGCACTAGAACAAGCCTTTCGTGAAGAAGTTAACCAGTACGAACAGGAGGTCAACATGAAGTATGTCACGAGTATCGAAAGGTTGGGCATTAAGCAAGGTCGTCAGGAAGGTATTTTAGAAGGTCGTCAAGAAGGTCTTCAGGAAGGAGCTGAGCGACTGCTGCTACGATTGCTTCAAAGGCGCTTTGGAGAGTTATCCCCTGAGATTCAAGCTCGTGTGAAGGGGTTGAGTGTCGAAAAATTAGAACAGTTAATGGATGTGGCCATTGATGTAGAATCTCTTGAGCAATTAGCAGACCATCTGCCAGCACCCGAAGCGGCTAATTAAAACGCTGATTAAAACCAGGACTGATATGTCCTGTATCTATTCTGAAGGGTTAATTGTGATTAACCCTTCACTATTTTTTGAGCAGGGAAACAGGGTTTGGTGATTAATTAGATTAATCAGCCGAACTACAGAAAATTAATGATTAACCCAGCAGCGGACTATGATTCCCCCTGGAAAGACACCCTGGAATGGTACTTTGAGCCCTTCATTGCCCTATGCTTTGCCCACATTCATAGTCAAATCAATTGGTCTCGTCCAAGTGAATTCCTCGACAAAGAACTGCAAAAGGTGGTGCGAGACGCGGAAGTAGGACGTCGATGGGCTGACAAACTGGTTAAGGTCTGGCTCAACAATGGTCAAGAAACTTGGATTCTAATTCATGTGGAAGTCCAAGGGGAAAAACAGACGGAGTTTGCTAAACGGATGTACACCTACCATCATCGGATTAGCGGACGCTACAATCGACCGGTTGCTAGTTTAGCAGTCTTGAGTGATGCTAACCCCCAGTGGCGACCAACCCAATACAGTAGCGAAATCTTCGGCTGTAAAATCCAGTTCAATTTTTTGATGGTGAAACTGCTAGACTACAAACAGCAGTGGCCAGAATTAGAACAAAGTGCCAATCCCTTTGCCACGGTGATCATGGCTCACCTGAAAGCAGTTGATACTCGTAGTGATGGCCAGCAACGGAAAATCTGGAAAATGGCTCTGACCAGACGATTGTACCAGCAAGGGTATCAGCGACAAGACATCCTAAACTTGTATCACTTCATTGACTGGGTAATGCACTTACCTGAAGGACTAGAACAAGCATTTAATCAAGAACTTAACCAGTACGAACAGGAGCTCAACATGAAGTATGTCACGAGTATCGAAAGGTTGGGAATTAAGCAAGGTCGTCAAGAAGGTCGTCAGGAAGGAGCTGAGCGACTGCTGCTACGATTGCTTAACAGGCGCTTTGGAGACCTATCCCCTGAAATTCAAGCTCGTGTGAAGGGGTTGAGTGTCGAAAAATTAGAACAGTTAATGGATCTGGCCATCGATGTAGAATCTCTTGAGCAATTAGCAGACCATCTGCCAGCACCCGAAGCGGCTAATTAAAATAACTCCTGATAGAGAAGTACAAATTCTCTTCCCCCATACCCCACACCCCACACCCTATAGCCTAGATTCTGTGTAACCATTGAGTATAGGGATGCTGAACTAAATTGGAGTTGAAGTATCTCGGATCATCAGAGACTTCAACTCCAATCCATTCTGGTAGTTCAATGTCCTGATTTTCATCAGTGAGTTCAACTTCTGCCAAAATTAATCCTTGATTATCCCCAGCAAACTCATCCACTTCCCAAATCAAGCCAGCGTGTTCAATTTTATAACGAGTTTTCTCAATTAAGGGACCCTGGCACAAAGTATCGAGCATTTCTTGAGCATCCGAGCCTGGGATAGGATACTCATACTCTTTTCTAGAAAAACCCACCTTGGGACTTTTGATAGTAAGATATCCTTGATCTCCCACCAGGCGCACCCGGACAGTAGTGCGGTTAGTTGTACGAATGTAACCTTGGCGATAAACACTACCAGTGCCTAGTTTCCGCCACTCTTCGCCTTTAACTAGAAATTTGCGTTCAATTTCCGTTGCCATGGGTACAAAGTATAGTGTGTATAGTGTTTATAGGTATTATTAGTCAATGGTTAATTTAAAATTAACCATTGTTCATTAACTATTGTTGATTGTCAATTTTAAAATCAGAGCAAATCCGAACTATTCGGCTTATTGCTATAGTAATAAAAAACTTTATAATCTTGCCTATTTAGTTAGCGATCGCTTCATATTAAACTACCAGACTTAATCCGGATTCTTTTATTGTCCCAAGAAATATAAAAATAGAGAGCCAATTTCGTAGAGTTCCTCTATGAGTAAATCTACGGTGCGGCTAATGTAAGTAAAATTATCAGGATAAACATCGATGTCCCAACAATCAACAAGCCAAAATAGTGGAGCAGCAGCATTAATTGATGAAATGAAAAAATTTGCCAAATTAGCTGAAGAGTTAGAAAAGCAAACTAAAGACTCTAGCGAACAAGGCTATTCAGGCAAAGGCCATAAAATCTGGTGAACGAGTATAGTTAGGATAAAATAACTATACTCACACTCTTATTGATTGGCTAAACGGATGTAGGGTAAACGAGGGTAGGGTCAACGAGTAAGTTAAAGATTTTCAGGTTTAGGAATCGGGATGACTACGAGCAAGATTTTCACCCGATTCCCACACTCGGTCACCCCACACTCTCTTATCCTACAGCCGTCACGCCTTCAATCTCCTGATCGGCGAGATCATATAACTCCCGTAACTTCTGTAAGGTTTCGTGATCCGGTTCCCAGAATCCTCGTCCATTTGCCTCTAACATCCGGCCTACAATATTGCGAAATGCCTCAGGATTTGCCTGTTGCAACCTCTTGGCCATTTCTTCATCCAAGGCATAAGTATCTGCTGCTTGGTCATACACCCAGTTATCTTGAAAATCAGCTGTACCCCCCCAACCAATCAATGCTGTCATCCGTTGGGAAATCTCATAAGCTCCCCCAGACCCCTGATTGGCCATCGCCTCAGCCCACTTGGGATTGAGTAACTTTGTCCGATACTCCAATCGCAACAAATCCTCTAGCTTCCGGGGTGTAGTATCCTTTGAGAAACTTTCCACAAAACTGGCATTAACGGTCTTACCCCCTTGCTTTTCGGCTGCTCGCTTCAAGCCTCCAGTATTAGCATAGTATTCTTGAATATCCGTCAGCCCATATTCGACAGAATCAATTTCCTGGACTATACGACTGGTGCTTTTTAGCAGCTGCTCCATCACTTCCGGACGGGCTTGACCTTTATCTTGCCGTCCATAACTAAATACATTGCGGCTTTGCCATGTATTCGCTAATTCATCTCCCGATTCCCAATTACCATCGACTACTTGGTCATTTACCAGAGAACCATAATCCCCGGCTGGATTAGAAAACAACCGAGCAGAAACATTGTCTACCCCTTGCGATCGCAACGCTAACCCATGCTTGCGGATAAAATTCTCTTCCTCCGGTTCATCTGCTTCAGTCGCCCTACGGAACAAATCATCCAGCAGCTCAACAATATTGACAAAACTATCCCGAAAAATCCCTGAGAGATTTGCCAACACATCAATTCTAGGATGACCTACCTCAGCCAAGGGCATCAAATCATACCGTACAATCCGTCCCGTTCCCTCTTTTACAGGTACTGCACCTACTAACTCCAATAAAATCCCCAAGGACTCCCCACGAGTCTTGATCGCATCCAATCCCCATAGCATTACCGCAACAGTTTCCGGATACTCCTGATGTTCCTCAAGATGCTGGGCAATAATTTTCCTGGCCACCTCCCTGCCCCGTTCATAAGCTGCCGGAGAGGGCATCCGATAAGGGTCCAAAGCGTGAATATTCCGTCCTGTTGGCAAAACCCCAGGACCATCCCGCAACAAATCCCCCCCAGGAGCCGGAGGAATATACTCCCCATTCAACCCCCGCAACAAATTGCTCAACTCTTCCCCAGTCTGCATCAACAACTCACCAATCCGTAACGCCTCCTCAACCTTCTCATCCTCGACCTGTTCACGTGCTTCTGGTGTTTGGGATTCAAATTCTCCATCGACAATGGCTTTAACCATTGCTTCCGGGACATCCTCCCCAAAATAAGCCCGGAGGTAAGACCCTAACTGTTCCGAATCAGGCACTTGACCTAGAGTGTGCAGCCCAGAGGAAAACAACCGTTGTTCCACCACTAGCAGGTAGTTGTACAACTTAACAAGATAGCGATTAAAT includes:
- a CDS encoding XisI protein, coding for MEKSEKYRLIIRKLLTNHATLEANNSDSEIEGQLIFDTEHDHYQLLDIGWDGLKRVYNCFIHLDIKDGRIWIQRNMTEADLAQDLVEMGIPKDDIILGLHPSYKRPYTGYGVA
- a CDS encoding formylglycine-generating enzyme family protein, encoding MKTPWLKLLLFKLFLSFLTVCLVFGTATPVKASPTVNSCPEGMTFIPGGTFKMGSDVYYPSERSADDVTVESFCIDKYEVTNAEFAKFVKETGYITVAERPLSSEQFPNLTEEQRAPGSLVFQMPDNGVRPVGYLSWWKWTPGADWRHPFGPKSNIKRKKNYPVVHVAYEDVQAYAKWAGKSVPTEAQWEYAAHGGLDDATYSWGKQYSAKKANTWQGFFPFFNTKADGHTGTAPVGSFEPNGYGLYDITGNVWEWTSDWYSIGHHGKAHSLNPIGPNQNESFDPREPGVAKHVIKGGSYLCAPNYCSRYRPAARESQSPDTGTTHIGFRLVKADKIS
- a CDS encoding HAD family hydrolase; the encoded protein is MKKRTFLVFLSILLSVFCLGGFLGCPPAAADYDPLLSWNAGAAKQGIFDFVQEVTNPNSDNYVRPSRRIAVFDNDGTLWNEKPKDIYESFLIDMLGNAFSSKNDAIFEDLKLQGLTPEDYKQKARFFVDNSKHPDLGVPYIKVTYQPMVELLNYLRSNDFKVYICSGAGLDFIRSYAEDTYGVPPENIIGTTVQTKFITKDDGSHVLVKTPILVKPINNNEGKVVDIDRYIGKKPIMTVGNSDGDLEMLQYTDEQDGPALMMLVHHDDPREYVYDTGAENALREADARGWTVISMKEDFVTVFGNEIDIAKGTGNREQGTGNRE
- the trpA gene encoding tryptophan synthase subunit alpha, which gives rise to MTKISDCFGSLRSNSQCALIPFITAGDPDLETTAKALRVLDQSGADIIELGVPYSDPLADGPTIHAAATRALQKGVQLDDVLAMVKDVSPEIQAPIVLFTYYNPILNRGINSFLEQIAQVGAKGLVVPDLPLEEAEILLKPAAELGIEVILLVAPTSPTERIEAIAKQSQGFIYLVSVTGVTGMRTQLQSRVKDLLNQMRGLTDKPIGVGFGISQPEQAKQVKDWGADAVIVGSAIVKRLADGTPSEGLSAIGDFCQSLKLAIRE
- a CDS encoding DUF3007 family protein, producing the protein MRRIDAIGIALGIFAAGGIAYLIFQLAGYDQIQAGIWSQVLLVGGLVGWVLTYLFRALTQTMTYNQQVKDYKDAVLQKRLEEMTPEELAQLQAEVEQEKRLTKAQDDSSISP
- the ndhL gene encoding NAD(P)H-quinone oxidoreductase subunit L — its product is MVTLRERIFVFCVLNQNSMITAILYLSLAGAYLLVFPLAIYLYLQKRWYVASSFERGFMYFMVFLFFPGLLLFSPILNLRPKRRQPQG
- a CDS encoding DUF4351 domain-containing protein, producing the protein MINPAADYDSPWKDTLEWYFEPFIALCFAHIHSQINWSRPSEFLDKELQKVVRDAEVGRRWADKLVKVWLNNGQETWILIHVEVQGEKQTEFAKRMYTYHHRISGRYNRPVASLAVLSDANPQWRPTQYSSEIFGCKIQFNFLMVKLLDYKQQWPELEQSANPFATVIMAHLKAVDTRSDGQQRKIWKMALTRRLYQQGYQRQDILNLYHFIDWVMHLPEALEQTFREELNQYEQEVNMKYVTSIERLGIKQGRQEGILEGRQEEAERLLLRLLHRRFGDLSPEIQARVKGLSVEKLEQLMDVAIDVESVEQLADHLPAPEAAN
- a CDS encoding DUF4351 domain-containing protein — protein: MINPAADYDSPWKDTLEWYFEPFIALCFAHIHSQINWSRPCEFLDKELQKVVRDAEVGRRWADKLVKVWLNNGQETWILIHVEVQGEKQTEFAKRMYTYHHRISGRYNRPVASLAVLSDANPQWRPTQYSSEIFGCKIQFNFLMVKLLDYKQQWPELEQSANPFATVIMAHLKAVDTRSDGQQRKIWKMALTRRLYEQGYQRQDILNLYHFIDWVMHLPEALEQAFREEVNQYEQEVNMKYVTSIERLGIKQGRQEGILEGRQEGLQEGAERLLLRLLQRRFGELSPEIQARVKGLSVEKLEQLMDVAIDVESLEQLADHLPAPEAAN
- a CDS encoding DUF4351 domain-containing protein translates to MINPAADYDSPWKDTLEWYFEPFIALCFAHIHSQINWSRPSEFLDKELQKVVRDAEVGRRWADKLVKVWLNNGQETWILIHVEVQGEKQTEFAKRMYTYHHRISGRYNRPVASLAVLSDANPQWRPTQYSSEIFGCKIQFNFLMVKLLDYKQQWPELEQSANPFATVIMAHLKAVDTRSDGQQRKIWKMALTRRLYQQGYQRQDILNLYHFIDWVMHLPEGLEQAFNQELNQYEQELNMKYVTSIERLGIKQGRQEGRQEGAERLLLRLLNRRFGDLSPEIQARVKGLSVEKLEQLMDLAIDVESLEQLADHLPAPEAAN
- a CDS encoding CYTH domain-containing protein — encoded protein: MATEIERKFLVKGEEWRKLGTGSVYRQGYIRTTNRTTVRVRLVGDQGYLTIKSPKVGFSRKEYEYPIPGSDAQEMLDTLCQGPLIEKTRYKIEHAGLIWEVDEFAGDNQGLILAEVELTDENQDIELPEWIGVEVSDDPRYFNSNLVQHPYTQWLHRI